A section of the Sporanaerobacter acetigenes DSM 13106 genome encodes:
- a CDS encoding COG2426 family protein has product MSEELKVFILAAMPLSELRGAIPLGVSLGLSPIESTIISILGNSIIVPFLLKLLEPVMNFLENTKLFSKAVIWVKNRTLKRSRDKIKKYSVLGLFILVAIPLPTTGAWTGCIAATLLKLNFKKALTAIISGIITAGIIVFTLTYNIVSVL; this is encoded by the coding sequence ATGAGTGAGGAATTAAAAGTATTTATATTAGCTGCTATGCCACTTTCTGAACTAAGAGGCGCCATACCACTTGGAGTATCTCTGGGACTAAGCCCTATTGAAAGCACAATCATAAGTATATTGGGAAATAGTATCATAGTTCCTTTTTTATTGAAATTGTTGGAGCCTGTTATGAATTTTCTTGAAAATACAAAATTATTTTCTAAAGCTGTAATATGGGTGAAAAATAGAACTCTAAAGAGAAGTAGAGATAAGATAAAAAAATATAGTGTATTGGGTCTGTTTATATTGGTGGCAATACCTTTACCAACTACTGGAGCTTGGACAGGATGCATAGCAGCAACATTACTTAAATTGAATTTCAAAAAAGCACTAACTGCAATTATATCTGGTATTATAACAGCTGGTATCATAGTATTTACTTTGACTTATAATATAGTGTCAGTTCTTTGA
- the flgG gene encoding flagellar basal-body rod protein FlgG — translation MRAMWTAATGMRAQQLNIDTIANNLSNVNTTAYKTQRAEFKDLFYANMKRSNLTDDQGRPVNLEVGHGVMPTATKRDFRTSSFIETQNPYDVAIDGEGFFAIELPNGDIRYTRDGSFKLSIDGDEGKLVTSEGYTVLSEDEDEIIFESGLRDISIDEFGYITGRDEDGEIVDIGRLKLVNFMNPEGLLGEGMNLYSASQASGEEMPVEVEEMKSRLVSGYLEASNVQVVEEMVKMITAQRAYEINSKTIQTSDEMLQIINNLKR, via the coding sequence ATGAGAGCTATGTGGACTGCAGCTACTGGAATGAGGGCACAACAGCTAAATATAGATACTATTGCAAACAATCTTTCCAATGTAAATACTACGGCTTATAAAACTCAAAGAGCAGAGTTTAAGGATTTGTTTTATGCCAATATGAAGAGGAGCAATTTGACTGATGATCAAGGTAGACCTGTAAATTTAGAAGTAGGTCATGGAGTCATGCCTACTGCTACTAAAAGGGATTTTAGAACTAGTAGCTTTATAGAAACTCAAAACCCATATGATGTAGCTATAGATGGAGAAGGTTTTTTTGCCATAGAACTTCCCAATGGAGATATTAGATATACAAGGGATGGGAGTTTTAAATTGAGTATAGATGGAGACGAAGGGAAATTGGTGACTTCAGAAGGATATACAGTATTAAGTGAGGATGAAGATGAAATAATCTTTGAAAGTGGTTTGAGAGATATAAGTATAGATGAATTTGGATATATAACAGGAAGAGATGAAGATGGAGAAATAGTTGATATAGGAAGACTTAAATTGGTGAATTTCATGAATCCTGAAGGGCTTTTAGGAGAAGGAATGAATTTATATAGTGCCAGCCAAGCTTCAGGAGAAGAAATGCCAGTGGAAGTAGAAGAGATGAAATCAAGACTTGTATCAGGATATTTGGAAGCTTCCAATGTTCAAGTAGTAGAAGAAATGGTGAAGATGATTACAGCTCAAAGAGCCTATGAGATAAATTCTAAGACTATACAGACTTCAGATGAAATGCTACAGATAATCAACAATTTGAAGAGATAA
- a CDS encoding DUF2922 domain-containing protein translates to MDKTKLELNFKNASEKKVNIAVDNPREDATKEEIKQVMDTIVAKNIFYSNGGDIVEALGARIVTTSVEDIVF, encoded by the coding sequence ATGGATAAAACTAAACTTGAGTTGAATTTCAAAAACGCATCCGAGAAAAAAGTCAATATAGCTGTAGACAATCCCAGAGAAGATGCGACAAAAGAAGAAATAAAACAGGTCATGGATACAATAGTTGCAAAAAATATATTCTATTCAAATGGCGGAGATATAGTAGAAGCTCTAGGAGCAAGAATAGTGACAACTAGTGTAGAAGATATTGTATTCTAG
- a CDS encoding phosphodiester glycosidase family protein yields MNNNFKKFLVSLIAISLILSGNILSMAEAKKAPAQTYTIYETTNTEDLSSGVIHENVLRFTNKGWWNINVLRVDLEDEYTEIKGLFSNKGISNREKVSTMVKESNAIAGVNGDFFEYKPFPSPIGTLINNGEIISSPMAKEYAKPAFVLADSKNASITYFDKRLAAVSSATGTEVILSAINKVSQAYEEVMLYNKHWGPKSIGNKLHKDLIEIVVVDNIVTDVRIGQPPVDIPENGYILAGRGRVEERLLNNFHLGDTVELRLSTTPNYDNIKMAIGGGSIILKNGVAMNTDIAANGLDPRTGIGISKDGKELIIATIDGRDSSFKGVTGKTFGSIMKELGANDALLFDGGGSTAMAVKYVDEENVKVVNKPSDGGERKVINGVGVFSNAPKGNLSSIKVATDDKNMFLNTTRRFSIKGYDEYKNPIEVDQEKVTYTVEGIKGEFNGNTLKALSTGKGKIIANYEGITSSIDIQVLETVRDIVSDIDKFTIDINSQKNLGVFYGRDRDGFNAIVYPEDVKWEITGNIGKVENGIFYSSSEPSSGAITARIGDGIENILVAVGSKGVLLESFEDLNRVSFSSYPAEVSGSIGLVSENKEGNGSLSLKYDFTVGEKTRAAYVNLNPNGQSGMLLDGNPKKLGLWVYGDEGNAWLRGSIKDKNDTEYNIDFAKVVDWTGWQYVTADIPSNIAYPITLSKIYLVETDPVKKSSGEIYMDGLVAVYPTGYKNMVLPASSTMTDVKNKEVKKDKNGFSFIVTSAPQNLDDVVEYKASDKIKANVNKHDLAIFMGGSTADFKKGLKPKTIMDVKSGYKPYRYGNVLFIKADSSKNGLRATNSEQWLWLKNDLTNSKEKNIVLMLPTPIFGNGGFTDKLEAELLHSILSEAKLNGKDIWVVYGGNGNSNDLKDGIRYIQVNSKGVSNPQDIYNISMAEFVVNKDNITYQIKPVFQRPKIQ; encoded by the coding sequence ATGAACAATAATTTTAAAAAGTTTTTAGTAAGTTTAATTGCAATATCGTTAATTCTTAGTGGTAATATTCTTTCAATGGCTGAGGCAAAAAAAGCACCAGCTCAAACTTATACAATATATGAGACAACAAATACAGAAGATCTTTCTAGCGGGGTAATTCATGAAAATGTACTTAGGTTTACCAACAAGGGTTGGTGGAATATAAATGTGTTAAGAGTTGATTTGGAAGATGAGTACACAGAAATAAAGGGGTTATTTAGCAACAAGGGAATTTCAAACAGAGAAAAGGTAAGCACTATGGTGAAAGAATCCAATGCCATAGCTGGAGTCAATGGGGATTTCTTTGAATACAAACCATTTCCAAGCCCAATAGGTACCTTGATAAATAATGGGGAAATCATATCATCTCCAATGGCGAAAGAATATGCAAAACCTGCTTTTGTACTTGCAGATAGCAAAAATGCTTCAATTACTTATTTTGACAAAAGACTTGCAGCTGTATCTTCTGCAACAGGAACTGAAGTCATTCTTTCAGCTATAAACAAAGTAAGTCAAGCCTATGAAGAAGTAATGCTCTACAACAAACACTGGGGGCCTAAATCCATAGGAAACAAACTTCACAAAGACCTTATAGAAATAGTAGTAGTAGACAATATTGTAACTGACGTAAGAATTGGGCAGCCACCAGTAGACATCCCTGAAAATGGCTACATACTTGCTGGAAGGGGAAGAGTAGAAGAAAGGCTTTTAAATAATTTTCATCTAGGAGACACTGTGGAGCTTAGACTTTCCACTACTCCAAACTATGACAATATAAAGATGGCAATTGGCGGCGGAAGCATCATACTTAAAAATGGTGTAGCAATGAATACAGATATAGCTGCAAATGGATTGGATCCAAGAACAGGAATAGGAATTTCTAAAGATGGCAAAGAACTTATCATTGCAACTATAGATGGTAGAGATTCATCTTTCAAAGGGGTCACTGGAAAAACCTTTGGTTCCATAATGAAAGAATTGGGAGCAAATGATGCACTGCTATTTGACGGTGGTGGCTCTACTGCTATGGCAGTTAAATATGTAGATGAGGAAAATGTGAAAGTTGTCAACAAACCTTCTGATGGAGGAGAAAGAAAAGTTATAAATGGTGTAGGAGTATTTTCAAATGCACCTAAGGGAAATCTTTCTAGCATAAAAGTCGCAACTGATGACAAGAATATGTTCTTAAATACCACAAGAAGATTTAGTATAAAGGGATATGATGAATACAAAAATCCTATAGAAGTAGATCAAGAAAAAGTCACTTATACTGTAGAAGGTATAAAAGGTGAATTCAATGGAAATACATTAAAGGCCCTATCCACTGGAAAAGGCAAGATAATTGCAAACTATGAAGGTATCACTTCTTCCATTGATATTCAAGTATTAGAAACTGTAAGAGATATAGTTTCAGATATAGATAAATTCACTATAGATATAAATAGTCAAAAGAATTTGGGAGTATTCTACGGAAGGGATAGAGATGGATTTAATGCAATAGTATATCCTGAAGATGTAAAATGGGAAATCACAGGAAATATTGGAAAAGTTGAAAATGGCATATTTTACAGTAGTAGCGAACCAAGTTCTGGTGCCATAACCGCTAGAATTGGGGACGGAATAGAAAATATATTGGTAGCTGTAGGAAGCAAGGGAGTACTTCTTGAATCCTTTGAAGATTTAAATAGAGTATCTTTTTCTTCTTATCCAGCTGAAGTTTCAGGAAGTATTGGATTAGTAAGTGAAAATAAAGAAGGCAATGGCTCTTTGAGTCTTAAATATGACTTCACAGTAGGAGAAAAAACTAGAGCTGCTTATGTCAACTTAAATCCTAATGGTCAAAGTGGAATGCTTCTAGACGGAAATCCTAAAAAGCTAGGTCTTTGGGTATATGGAGACGAAGGAAATGCTTGGCTTAGAGGCAGCATCAAGGACAAAAATGATACTGAATACAATATAGATTTTGCAAAAGTAGTGGATTGGACAGGATGGCAATATGTTACAGCTGATATACCTTCAAATATAGCTTATCCAATCACTTTAAGTAAAATATATCTAGTAGAAACAGATCCTGTGAAAAAAAGCAGTGGAGAAATTTATATGGATGGCCTTGTAGCCGTATATCCTACAGGATATAAAAATATGGTATTACCTGCCTCTAGTACTATGACTGATGTAAAAAATAAAGAAGTAAAAAAAGATAAAAATGGTTTTTCCTTTATAGTCACCTCTGCTCCACAAAATCTGGACGATGTGGTTGAATATAAAGCTAGTGACAAAATCAAAGCTAATGTAAATAAGCACGATTTAGCCATATTCATGGGTGGTAGCACAGCTGATTTCAAGAAAGGGCTAAAGCCTAAAACAATCATGGATGTAAAAAGCGGATATAAACCTTATAGATATGGAAATGTACTTTTCATAAAAGCTGATAGTTCTAAAAATGGACTTAGAGCCACAAATTCAGAACAATGGCTATGGCTTAAAAATGATTTGACAAATTCAAAAGAAAAAAACATAGTTCTCATGTTGCCAACCCCAATATTCGGCAACGGAGGATTTACTGACAAACTTGAAGCAGAACTTCTACACAGTATACTTTCTGAAGCCAAACTAAATGGAAAAGATATTTGGGTAGTTTATGGAGGAAATGGAAATAGTAACGATTTGAAAGATGGAATCAGGTATATTCAAGTAAATTCAAAAGGAGTCTCAAATCCTCAAGATATTTACAATATCAGCATGGCTGAATTTGTAGTAAATAAAGACAATATCACATACCAAATAAAGCCTGTTTTTCAAAGACCTAAAATTCAGTAA
- a CDS encoding YvrJ family protein — MDEVFSQIANLGFPIVISIYLLVRIEGKLDELTKSINELSRAIGNME, encoded by the coding sequence ATGGATGAGGTATTTTCCCAGATAGCCAATTTAGGTTTTCCCATAGTCATATCCATATATCTTCTAGTCAGGATAGAAGGTAAATTAGATGAATTGACTAAAAGCATAAATGAACTATCCAGGGCAATTGGAAATATGGAATAA
- a CDS encoding SF1B family DNA helicase RecD2 yields the protein MITVEGTLEEIIYTNESNGYTVAILETSDDVITIVGYVPFLNIGETLKVEGEWTNHPNYGEQLKIANVSTVVPATLNGIVKYLSSGLIPYIGPKTAEKIVERFGVDSLDIIQYNPERLKEIEGIGDKKIEKIMEAFEEQRELKDIMVFLGQYDISPSYGVRIYKKYGKDTIRIIQENPYRLSEEVFGIGFKTADKIAQNMGIDLNSPYRIEAGIKFKLIEYAGSGHSFVPKDELLVEISKILQLDLELLEDSLRDLAIRGDIQIENINDEVVVYYMPYYKAESNVSRKIVELSRVELDSLNMEVEKEIKAIEEEEGILFAQKQIEAIKESVENGMLVITGGPGTGKTTTINAIIQVFEREQLEIVLGAPTGRAAKRMSQATNREAKTIHRLLEYSFLEGDLAFGKNEESPLEADVVIIDETSMVDILLMNNLLKAILPGTRIIFVGDIDQLPSVGAGNVLRDIIESGVVKVVKLDQIFRQAEESMIIVNAHRINKGEAPYLNVKDKDFYFLPKYNPNEIVETVISLCNRRLPNFNGYDPLKDIQVLTPMKKGDVGINSLNKFLQEILNPKGHGKTEKKVGNEIFRVGDKVMQIKNNYTAEWKIIEDGRVKEEGEGVYNGDFGFITSVDEEDRILKVLFDDEKEVEYDYSQLDELKLAYATTVHKSQGSEFPVVIMPIYWGPPMLMTRNLLYTAITRARELVVLVGDEKYLYMMIKNNRITKRYSGLDVKIRQIFSVF from the coding sequence TTGATAACGGTAGAGGGAACATTAGAGGAAATAATATATACAAATGAATCCAATGGTTATACTGTTGCCATATTGGAAACAAGTGATGATGTCATAACTATAGTGGGATATGTTCCCTTTCTAAATATAGGGGAGACCTTGAAAGTAGAAGGAGAATGGACGAACCATCCCAACTATGGAGAACAACTCAAGATAGCCAATGTATCTACAGTAGTTCCAGCTACTTTAAATGGAATAGTAAAATATCTTTCTTCAGGTCTCATTCCTTACATAGGACCAAAAACAGCTGAAAAAATAGTAGAAAGATTTGGAGTGGATTCTCTAGATATTATACAGTACAATCCAGAAAGATTAAAAGAAATAGAGGGTATAGGAGACAAGAAAATTGAAAAAATAATGGAAGCTTTTGAAGAACAGAGAGAACTTAAGGATATCATGGTTTTTTTGGGCCAATATGATATAAGTCCTTCTTATGGAGTGAGGATATATAAGAAATATGGCAAGGATACTATAAGGATAATACAAGAAAACCCCTATAGGCTTTCAGAAGAAGTATTTGGAATTGGATTTAAAACTGCAGACAAAATAGCTCAAAATATGGGAATAGATTTAAATTCACCATATAGGATAGAAGCAGGGATAAAATTTAAGCTCATAGAGTATGCAGGAAGTGGTCATAGCTTTGTTCCTAAAGATGAATTGCTCGTGGAAATTTCCAAGATATTACAATTGGATTTGGAACTTTTAGAAGATAGCCTTAGGGATTTAGCCATTAGAGGAGATATACAAATTGAAAATATAAATGATGAAGTAGTAGTATATTACATGCCCTATTACAAAGCAGAATCCAATGTGAGTAGAAAAATAGTAGAGCTTTCAAGAGTAGAACTAGACTCTCTTAATATGGAAGTAGAAAAGGAAATAAAGGCTATAGAAGAGGAAGAAGGTATATTATTTGCACAAAAACAAATAGAAGCTATAAAAGAATCTGTAGAAAATGGGATGCTTGTCATTACAGGAGGGCCTGGAACAGGAAAGACTACCACCATAAATGCCATTATTCAAGTATTTGAAAGAGAACAACTAGAAATAGTCTTGGGAGCTCCTACAGGAAGAGCAGCAAAGAGAATGAGTCAAGCTACAAATAGAGAGGCAAAGACTATACATAGACTTCTTGAATATTCTTTTTTAGAAGGGGATCTGGCTTTTGGTAAAAACGAAGAAAGTCCATTGGAAGCAGATGTAGTCATTATAGATGAAACTTCTATGGTTGATATACTTCTTATGAACAATCTCCTAAAGGCTATATTGCCAGGGACTAGAATTATATTTGTAGGAGATATAGATCAGCTTCCATCAGTAGGTGCAGGAAATGTATTGAGGGATATTATAGAAAGTGGAGTAGTGAAAGTTGTAAAATTAGACCAAATATTTAGACAAGCAGAAGAAAGCATGATCATTGTCAATGCCCATAGAATAAATAAAGGAGAAGCTCCATATTTAAATGTAAAGGATAAAGACTTTTATTTTTTACCTAAATACAATCCAAATGAAATTGTAGAAACTGTAATTAGTTTATGCAATAGGAGACTACCAAATTTCAATGGATACGATCCCTTAAAAGATATACAGGTTCTTACTCCTATGAAAAAGGGAGATGTGGGAATCAATTCATTGAATAAATTTCTTCAGGAAATATTGAATCCAAAGGGACATGGAAAGACGGAAAAAAAGGTAGGAAATGAAATATTTCGAGTAGGGGACAAAGTCATGCAGATAAAAAACAATTATACCGCTGAATGGAAAATAATTGAGGATGGCAGAGTTAAAGAAGAAGGAGAAGGCGTATACAATGGAGACTTTGGCTTTATAACTAGTGTAGATGAAGAAGATAGAATACTTAAAGTATTGTTTGACGATGAAAAAGAAGTAGAATATGATTATAGTCAATTAGATGAGTTGAAACTTGCCTATGCCACTACAGTTCATAAAAGTCAGGGAAGTGAGTTCCCAGTAGTCATCATGCCCATATACTGGGGACCTCCAATGCTAATGACTAGGAATTTATTATATACAGCTATTACTAGAGCAAGAGAGCTGGTGGTTTTGGTAGGAGATGAAAAATATCTTTATATGATGATTAAAAACAATAGAATTACAAAGAGGTATTCAGGTCTTGATGTAAAGATAAGACAAATATTTTCTGTATTTTAG
- the metK gene encoding methionine adenosyltransferase, producing the protein MKKWLFTSESVTEGHPDKVCDQISDAILDAILEKDPYARVACETSVTTGMVLVAGEITTDCYVDIPHVVRQTVEEIGYTRAKYGFDAETCAVLTSINEQSPDIAMGVNEALESRGNGEDKYDKIGAGDQGMMFGYACNETEELMPMPISLAHKLARRLTEVRKDGTLSYLRPDGKTQVTIEYHDNTPVRIENIVVSTQHSPDVELETIKKDIIEHVIKKIVPENMIDENTKYYVNPTGRFVVGGPMGDAGLTGRKIIVDTYGGYGRHGGGAFSGKDPTKVDRSAAYAARYVAKNIVAAGLADKCEVGLAYAIGVARPLSIYVDTFGTGKVEDEKIEELVRKHFDLRPAAIIDKLDLRRPIYKQTASYGHFGRIDLDLPWEKTDKAEILKNEGLGK; encoded by the coding sequence ATGAAAAAGTGGTTGTTTACGTCAGAATCAGTGACTGAAGGACATCCAGACAAGGTATGTGATCAAATATCAGATGCCATACTAGATGCCATACTAGAAAAAGACCCTTATGCAAGAGTTGCTTGCGAAACTTCTGTGACTACAGGAATGGTATTGGTAGCAGGAGAAATAACTACAGATTGTTATGTAGATATACCTCATGTAGTAAGACAAACAGTAGAAGAAATAGGATATACCAGAGCAAAATATGGCTTTGATGCAGAGACTTGTGCAGTTCTGACATCAATCAATGAACAATCTCCAGATATAGCTATGGGAGTCAATGAGGCTCTTGAAAGCAGAGGAAATGGAGAAGACAAATATGACAAAATTGGTGCTGGAGACCAAGGTATGATGTTTGGATATGCTTGCAATGAAACAGAAGAGCTAATGCCTATGCCAATATCATTAGCTCACAAATTAGCTAGAAGATTGACAGAAGTGAGAAAAGATGGCACTCTTTCCTACTTAAGACCAGATGGAAAGACTCAAGTGACTATTGAATATCATGACAATACACCTGTTAGAATTGAAAACATAGTAGTTTCAACTCAACATTCTCCAGATGTAGAACTGGAAACTATAAAAAAGGATATTATAGAACATGTAATAAAGAAAATAGTTCCAGAAAATATGATAGATGAAAATACTAAATACTATGTAAACCCAACAGGAAGATTTGTAGTTGGTGGACCTATGGGAGATGCGGGACTTACAGGAAGAAAAATAATAGTTGATACTTATGGTGGATATGGACGTCATGGTGGTGGAGCATTTTCAGGAAAAGATCCAACAAAAGTAGACCGTTCAGCTGCTTATGCTGCAAGATATGTGGCAAAGAACATTGTAGCAGCAGGACTTGCAGACAAATGTGAAGTTGGCCTTGCTTATGCTATAGGTGTAGCTAGACCATTGTCTATATATGTAGATACTTTTGGAACTGGCAAAGTTGAAGATGAAAAAATAGAAGAATTAGTTAGAAAACATTTTGATTTAAGACCAGCAGCTATTATAGACAAGCTAGATTTGAGAAGACCAATATACAAACAAACTGCTAGCTATGGTCATTTTGGAAGAATAGATTTAGATCTTCCTTGGGAAAAGACAGATAAGGCAGAAATTCTTAAAAATGAAGGACTTGGAAAGTAA
- a CDS encoding rod-binding protein — MEILPNDFITRRTPDESILERKIEGAKETNKDEELMNVCKDFETIFIHMTMKEMRKTIPEDGFIEKSTATKIFEDMFDEQISNEVAKKGEGIGLAKMLYEQFKRQNVNY, encoded by the coding sequence ATGGAAATTCTTCCGAATGATTTTATCACAAGGCGTACTCCAGATGAGTCTATTTTAGAGAGAAAAATAGAAGGTGCAAAAGAGACAAATAAAGATGAAGAACTGATGAATGTATGCAAGGATTTTGAGACTATTTTTATCCACATGACGATGAAAGAAATGAGAAAGACTATACCTGAAGATGGTTTTATAGAAAAAAGCACTGCTACAAAGATTTTTGAAGATATGTTTGATGAGCAAATTTCAAATGAAGTAGCAAAGAAAGGTGAAGGTATAGGATTAGCCAAAATGCTATATGAGCAATTTAAAAGGCAAAATGTAAATTATTAA
- a CDS encoding tRNA lysidine(34) synthetase — translation MKKILGAMRRAIEDFDLIHDGDKIGVGLSGGKDSMVLLYALKLYQGFSPENFELEAFTVNLGYEDFDTETIRKYCENIHVPFNLKKTNIKDIVFDVRKEKNPCALCANMRRGAIHNSLKEKDFNKLALAHHGDDALDTLFLSMLYEGRINTLQPLTYLDRKKIYVIRPFLYLSEYDIKGALNKYEIPVVKNPCPVDKKTKREYIHKLLKDIYKEVPGSRDRLLRAIQNGEELNLWF, via the coding sequence ATGAAAAAAATATTAGGAGCAATGAGAAGAGCTATTGAGGATTTTGATTTAATCCACGATGGCGACAAAATTGGAGTAGGACTTTCTGGCGGAAAAGACAGTATGGTCCTTTTATATGCACTAAAATTATATCAGGGATTTAGTCCGGAAAACTTTGAATTGGAAGCTTTTACAGTGAATCTTGGATATGAAGATTTTGACACAGAAACTATAAGAAAATACTGTGAAAATATTCACGTACCTTTCAATCTCAAAAAGACCAATATAAAAGATATAGTATTTGATGTAAGAAAAGAAAAAAATCCCTGTGCTCTATGTGCCAACATGCGTAGAGGTGCTATTCACAATTCCCTTAAGGAAAAAGATTTCAACAAACTTGCCTTAGCTCATCATGGAGATGATGCATTAGATACTCTTTTTTTGAGTATGCTCTATGAAGGAAGGATAAATACCCTTCAACCTTTAACCTATCTAGATAGAAAAAAGATATATGTCATTCGTCCCTTTTTATATCTATCAGAATACGACATAAAAGGAGCCCTAAACAAATATGAAATCCCAGTAGTTAAAAACCCTTGTCCTGTAGACAAAAAAACCAAGAGAGAATATATCCATAAGCTTTTAAAAGATATATACAAAGAAGTCCCTGGGTCCAGAGATAGACTTCTTAGAGCAATACAAAATGGCGAGGAACTAAATCTTTGGTTTTAA
- a CDS encoding DUF1659 domain-containing protein has protein sequence MAMKEVKEASRLKLELDGGMDGDKQIVKSKTYSNVKVNATNEDVYGVGTALAGLQTMNLLKVKKLEEVELILE, from the coding sequence ATGGCAATGAAAGAAGTAAAAGAAGCTTCTAGACTTAAACTTGAACTAGATGGAGGAATGGACGGAGATAAGCAAATAGTAAAATCAAAGACCTATTCAAATGTAAAAGTAAATGCAACAAATGAAGATGTCTATGGAGTAGGAACTGCTTTGGCAGGACTTCAAACTATGAATTTACTCAAAGTAAAGAAACTAGAAGAAGTAGAGCTAATATTAGAATAA
- a CDS encoding transglycosylase SLT domain-containing protein: MRRKIISVLLLLMIVVGAFSTAYCEVGKKLSKKETEKLVEEVAKKRGIPSVILKSIAKIESSFRQFNDKGAPYTSRSGNIGIMQVHSRGYDANKLKNDPIYNIEAGADVLLAKWRYANDRMPQIGDMDPNVLENWYFALWAYNGLLERNNPNVNSNTYQNKIYSVAKKQYGQKIVPVNRGSIPSRGVPKNKTKINPPKETHKGDIIIYSKDDKVIPDGKKYIVFLSSPYGKEIGKIKENTEMTILEGPNLKRGFYFYKVKTSDNKTGWVFGNWIKKFE, from the coding sequence ATGAGAAGGAAGATTATATCTGTTCTTCTGCTACTCATGATAGTGGTGGGAGCCTTTAGTACGGCTTATTGTGAAGTGGGCAAAAAGTTGTCCAAAAAAGAGACAGAAAAGTTGGTTGAAGAAGTAGCAAAAAAGAGGGGAATACCTAGTGTTATTTTAAAGTCCATAGCAAAAATAGAGAGTTCTTTTAGACAGTTCAATGACAAAGGTGCTCCTTATACGAGTAGAAGTGGAAATATAGGCATCATGCAAGTTCATAGTAGAGGCTATGATGCAAATAAACTTAAAAATGATCCAATTTATAATATTGAAGCTGGGGCAGATGTTCTTCTTGCCAAGTGGAGATATGCCAATGATAGGATGCCTCAAATAGGAGATATGGATCCAAATGTATTGGAAAATTGGTATTTTGCTCTTTGGGCCTACAATGGACTTTTGGAGAGGAACAATCCAAATGTAAATTCAAATACCTATCAAAACAAAATTTATTCAGTTGCGAAAAAACAATATGGACAAAAGATAGTTCCTGTAAATAGAGGAAGTATTCCTTCAAGAGGGGTACCGAAAAATAAAACTAAAATAAATCCGCCAAAGGAAACTCACAAAGGAGATATTATCATATACAGTAAAGATGACAAGGTAATTCCTGATGGGAAAAAATATATAGTTTTTTTGTCTTCTCCCTATGGAAAGGAGATAGGGAAAATAAAAGAAAATACAGAGATGACTATATTGGAAGGACCAAATCTTAAGAGAGGATTTTATTTCTATAAGGTAAAGACCTCAGACAATAAAACTGGCTGGGTATTTGGAAACTGGATAAAAAAGTTTGAATGA